From the genome of Yersinia enterocolitica, one region includes:
- a CDS encoding heme ABC transporter permease (with CcmABDE is involved in the transport of protoheme IX; CcmC is required for heme transfer to CcmE) → MWKWFHQFAKPERLYTLCGRFVPWLGIAAVVCLMVGWVWGFGFAPSDYQQGNSFRIIYLHVPAAIWSMGIYMSMAIAALVGLVWQMKMSDNVVAAMAPVGAVFTFIALVTGSTWGKPMWGTWWIWDARLTSELVLLFLYLGVIALYNAFDDRKLAGRAAGILVLVGVVNIPIIHFSVVWWNTLHQGSTNMQQSIDPSMRSPLRWAIFGYLLCFITLTLMRLRNLILQQERHRPWVSALLRKEPRL, encoded by the coding sequence ATGTGGAAATGGTTTCATCAATTCGCTAAACCCGAGCGGCTCTATACGCTGTGTGGTCGGTTTGTCCCGTGGCTGGGTATTGCCGCTGTGGTCTGTTTGATGGTGGGCTGGGTGTGGGGATTTGGTTTCGCCCCCTCTGATTATCAGCAAGGCAACAGTTTCCGTATCATTTACTTGCATGTCCCGGCGGCGATCTGGTCGATGGGGATCTATATGTCGATGGCGATTGCGGCACTTGTCGGCCTGGTCTGGCAAATGAAAATGTCTGATAACGTCGTCGCCGCCATGGCGCCGGTCGGCGCGGTGTTTACCTTTATTGCCTTGGTCACCGGTTCTACTTGGGGTAAACCGATGTGGGGAACCTGGTGGATTTGGGATGCGCGATTGACCTCTGAGTTAGTGTTGCTATTCCTCTATCTTGGCGTGATTGCGCTGTATAACGCATTTGACGACCGCAAGTTGGCTGGGCGGGCTGCGGGTATTTTGGTGCTGGTCGGTGTGGTCAATATTCCAATCATTCATTTCTCCGTGGTGTGGTGGAACACCTTGCATCAAGGTTCCACCAACATGCAGCAAAGCATTGATCCAAGTATGCGTTCGCCGTTGCGTTGGGCGATTTTTGGCTATTTGTTGTGCTTTATTACTCTGACATTAATGCGCCTGCGCAACTTGATTTTGCAGCAAGAGCGCCATCGCCCTTGGGTAAGCGCCTTATTGCGTAAGGAGCCACGTCTATGA
- a CDS encoding DUF3861 domain-containing protein — MPGYRYRITIEPLTDRKGDAIEKTPLTFEAENHDEILGIIERLQMREDIDFGKEKTAAFALGLKLFSETMLENRKHPLFAPLRTAFTDFMIHLKKGPHDSNDSAG, encoded by the coding sequence ATGCCGGGATATCGTTATCGCATCACCATTGAGCCGCTGACCGACCGCAAAGGTGACGCTATTGAGAAAACCCCGCTAACGTTCGAAGCCGAGAATCATGACGAGATCCTCGGCATCATCGAACGGTTACAAATGCGGGAAGATATAGACTTCGGCAAAGAGAAAACCGCAGCATTTGCTCTCGGGCTGAAACTGTTTTCAGAAACGATGCTGGAGAACCGTAAACACCCGCTGTTTGCACCGCTGCGCACCGCATTTACCGATTTCATGATTCATCTGAAGAAAGGCCCGCACGATAGTAATGATAGTGCCGGGTAA
- the ccmD gene encoding heme exporter protein CcmD: MNPAFNSWAAFFAMGGYAFYVWLAAAVTLLSLLSLWGHTLWQHKQLLADIQRRQARELRIRQANQTQHSARSQEKQQ, encoded by the coding sequence ATGAATCCGGCCTTTAACTCTTGGGCGGCATTTTTCGCCATGGGCGGCTATGCCTTTTATGTCTGGCTGGCGGCGGCGGTTACTTTGCTGTCTCTGCTTAGTTTGTGGGGACATACGCTGTGGCAGCACAAACAATTATTAGCGGATATTCAGCGTCGTCAGGCGCGGGAGCTGCGCATTCGGCAGGCAAATCAGACTCAGCATTCCGCCCGTTCGCAGGAGAAACAGCAGTGA
- a CDS encoding 6-phospho-beta-glucosidase has translation MPVSTFPDGFLWGGALAANQAEGACFEGGKGLTTVDMIPHGPHRLAVKLGQEKRFTLRDDEFYPSHQAIDFYHRYKDDIALMAEMGFTVFRTSIAWSRIYPNGDELTPNAQGIAFYRDLFAECKKYNIEPLVTLCHFDVPMHLVTEYGSWRNRKMVDFFARYARTCFTAFDGLVKYWLTFNEINILLHSPFSGAGLVFEQQENQEQVKYQAAHHELLASALATKIAHEVNPNNQVGCMLAGGNFYPRTCKPEDVWAALEKDRENLFFIDVQARGAYPAYTKRLFREKGISIVTETGDDEILKHTVDFVSFSYYASRCASADMNDHNSSAANIVKSLKNPHIEASEWGWGIDPLGLRITMNMMYDRYQKPLFLVENGLGAKDEINPQGEIEDDYRISYLREHIKAMGEAIVDGIPVMGYTSWGCIDLVSASTGEMSKRYGFVYVDRDDQGKGSLARKRKKSFYWYKKVIASNGADLD, from the coding sequence ATGCCAGTATCAACATTTCCCGACGGTTTCTTATGGGGCGGCGCATTAGCCGCAAACCAGGCCGAAGGTGCTTGCTTTGAAGGTGGAAAAGGGCTGACGACGGTTGATATGATCCCTCATGGACCACACCGTTTGGCAGTAAAGCTGGGGCAGGAGAAGCGTTTTACCCTAAGAGATGATGAGTTTTATCCCAGTCATCAAGCGATCGATTTCTATCATCGTTATAAAGATGATATCGCGTTAATGGCTGAAATGGGGTTCACCGTATTTCGTACCTCAATCGCATGGAGTCGGATTTACCCTAACGGTGATGAGTTAACCCCGAATGCACAGGGCATTGCATTTTACCGCGACCTTTTCGCCGAGTGTAAAAAGTACAATATTGAGCCACTGGTGACGCTGTGCCACTTTGATGTTCCCATGCATCTGGTCACAGAATACGGCTCGTGGCGTAACCGGAAGATGGTTGATTTCTTCGCTCGTTATGCGCGCACATGTTTTACGGCGTTTGATGGATTAGTTAAGTACTGGCTCACTTTTAACGAAATTAATATCCTGCTGCACAGTCCGTTCTCTGGCGCCGGGCTGGTGTTTGAGCAACAGGAAAATCAGGAGCAAGTAAAGTATCAGGCTGCTCATCATGAGTTGCTTGCCAGTGCCTTGGCGACAAAAATTGCCCATGAGGTTAATCCGAATAATCAGGTGGGGTGCATGCTGGCGGGGGGGAACTTTTATCCGCGCACTTGTAAACCCGAGGATGTGTGGGCCGCGCTGGAGAAAGACCGTGAAAATCTGTTTTTCATTGATGTACAGGCCCGAGGTGCTTATCCGGCTTATACCAAACGGCTTTTCAGGGAGAAAGGGATTTCAATTGTTACTGAAACGGGTGACGACGAGATACTCAAGCATACAGTGGATTTTGTCTCCTTTAGTTATTATGCCTCCCGCTGTGCGTCGGCCGATATGAACGACCATAACAGCAGTGCGGCGAATATCGTAAAATCGCTGAAAAATCCTCACATTGAGGCCAGTGAATGGGGGTGGGGTATTGATCCTTTAGGTTTACGCATCACCATGAATATGATGTACGACCGCTATCAGAAACCACTATTTTTGGTTGAGAATGGGTTAGGTGCCAAGGATGAAATTAACCCGCAAGGCGAGATTGAAGATGATTATCGCATCAGTTATTTGCGTGAGCATATCAAAGCTATGGGGGAGGCCATTGTTGATGGCATTCCGGTAATGGGTTATACCTCATGGGGTTGTATTGATCTGGTTTCTGCTTCTACCGGTGAAATGAGCAAGCGCTATGGTTTTGTTTATGTTGACCGTGATGATCAGGGCAAGGGCTCTTTAGCCCGTAAGAGAAAGAAATCCTTTTATTGGTACAAAAAAGTTATTGCCAGTAACGGTGCCGATTTGGATTAA
- a CDS encoding PadR family transcriptional regulator, translated as MFGFSKRGHHQGGEHHEGQRHCGERMHRGGRHHITAEGAEAVRGSRRGRGDKMHRLFEHGDLRIVLLALVDKKPSHGYELIKAIEEASSGLYVPSPGVIYPTLTLLEEQDFVTPVATGNGRKSYQITDAGKVELQQNQQMVDVIFSRLAQVNRRPEGNLAEGISDAMHRLRHILRSSMMRSDVAPEQVLRINAALLAAVEVIEKELAPPSATTDEKDQEKS; from the coding sequence ATGTTTGGTTTTTCAAAACGTGGTCATCATCAGGGCGGCGAACACCATGAAGGGCAGCGCCACTGTGGCGAAAGGATGCATCGCGGAGGTCGTCATCATATAACCGCTGAAGGCGCTGAAGCAGTAAGGGGCAGCAGGCGTGGTCGCGGTGATAAAATGCATCGCTTGTTCGAACATGGGGATTTGCGCATCGTCCTCTTAGCGCTGGTTGATAAAAAACCGAGCCACGGTTACGAGCTGATTAAGGCAATTGAAGAGGCGTCCTCCGGGCTCTATGTTCCAAGCCCTGGGGTTATCTACCCAACGCTAACCCTGCTAGAAGAGCAAGATTTTGTCACGCCAGTGGCAACCGGTAATGGCCGTAAAAGCTACCAAATCACTGATGCCGGTAAAGTTGAATTACAACAAAATCAACAGATGGTGGATGTGATTTTCTCCCGCTTGGCACAGGTAAATCGCCGGCCAGAAGGGAATCTGGCAGAAGGTATTTCTGATGCTATGCATCGCTTACGCCACATTCTACGTAGCAGTATGATGCGTTCTGATGTCGCACCAGAGCAGGTTTTGCGCATTAACGCCGCACTACTGGCGGCGGTAGAAGTGATTGAAAAAGAGTTAGCACCGCCTTCGGCTACAACTGATGAAAAAGATCAGGAGAAAAGCTGA
- a CDS encoding LacI family DNA-binding transcriptional regulator gives MSTMLEVAKKAGVSKATVSRVLSGKGYVSEVTKAQVYKAIEESGYRPNLLARNLATNKSQCIGLVVTNTLYNGNYFNEILSQAAKKLENNGRQLVLVDGKHSAEEEQEAIQFLLDLRCDAIIIYPRFLTVDDMDLIIDKYKQPIMVVNRKLRKNHSHCTFCDHKGSSYNATKYLIERGHQDIAFITGSLDSPTAIERLSGYKEALNAFSLPLRDNLIIQGKWTPLSGATAVESLLASQQPFSAIIASNDDMAIGAMKRLNQAGISVPEAVSLIGFDNIPIAPFLSPSLSSIKDPVSGMINDVINRLISMLDGGYLSTENIFQSELIIRDSISDGPYLSQLALNHQ, from the coding sequence ATGTCTACAATGCTAGAAGTGGCAAAAAAAGCAGGTGTCTCGAAAGCCACTGTTTCGCGTGTTCTGTCAGGCAAAGGCTATGTCAGTGAAGTGACTAAAGCGCAGGTATATAAAGCGATTGAAGAGAGCGGATATCGACCAAACTTGCTGGCAAGAAATCTGGCGACCAATAAATCACAATGCATTGGTTTGGTGGTGACCAATACTCTTTATAATGGTAACTACTTTAATGAAATACTGTCTCAAGCGGCCAAAAAATTAGAGAATAATGGCCGTCAACTGGTGCTGGTTGACGGGAAACACAGCGCGGAAGAGGAACAAGAAGCAATCCAATTCCTGCTCGACTTACGTTGCGACGCAATAATAATTTATCCCCGATTTTTAACTGTGGATGATATGGATCTTATTATTGATAAATATAAGCAGCCCATTATGGTGGTCAACAGAAAATTAAGAAAAAACCACAGCCACTGTACTTTCTGCGATCATAAAGGGTCCAGTTATAATGCGACAAAATATCTCATTGAGCGGGGCCATCAGGATATTGCATTTATCACCGGCTCACTGGATTCACCAACAGCGATTGAGCGCCTTTCTGGATATAAAGAAGCATTAAATGCATTTTCTCTTCCGCTGCGCGATAACCTTATTATTCAAGGAAAATGGACCCCGCTCAGTGGTGCAACTGCGGTAGAATCGTTATTAGCCAGCCAACAACCATTTAGTGCGATTATCGCCAGCAATGATGATATGGCAATTGGTGCCATGAAAAGATTAAATCAGGCAGGGATCAGCGTACCTGAAGCGGTCTCTCTTATTGGCTTCGACAATATCCCCATTGCACCTTTTCTAAGTCCATCGTTATCCAGTATTAAAGACCCCGTCAGCGGTATGATAAATGACGTCATTAATCGGCTAATTTCAATGCTGGACGGAGGATATTTATCAACTGAAAATATATTTCAGTCCGAACTGATTATCAGGGATTCAATCAGTGACGGGCCATATTTAAGCCAATTAGCGCTCAACCATCAATAA
- a CDS encoding cytochrome c biogenesis heme-transporting ATPase CcmA — MLEAKNLTCIRDERSLFQQLSFCVAAGEIVQVEGQNGAGKTSLLRILAGLADADEGQVSWLGANIRRDRAKYHQDLLFLGHQPGVKSVLTPFENLAFYQSVLQKVDSAAIWQALSQVGLVGYEDLPVSQLSAGQQRRVALARLWLSKAPLWILDEPLTAIDKQGVATLLDLFVEHAANGGMVLLTTHQDLNGVGQSVRKIRLTNTQEN; from the coding sequence ATGTTGGAAGCTAAAAACCTGACCTGCATCCGAGATGAGCGAAGCTTGTTCCAACAGTTAAGCTTTTGTGTGGCTGCTGGGGAGATAGTGCAGGTCGAGGGGCAAAATGGTGCAGGTAAAACCAGTCTGTTGCGGATTTTAGCCGGACTGGCCGATGCAGATGAAGGGCAGGTGAGCTGGTTGGGGGCGAATATTCGCCGAGATCGCGCTAAGTATCATCAGGATTTATTGTTTTTAGGCCATCAACCGGGGGTTAAGTCGGTACTGACGCCTTTTGAAAATCTGGCGTTTTATCAGTCGGTGTTACAAAAGGTCGATAGCGCCGCAATCTGGCAGGCTTTGTCTCAGGTCGGGTTGGTGGGTTATGAGGATTTACCGGTATCTCAATTATCGGCTGGGCAGCAACGGCGCGTGGCCTTGGCCCGTTTGTGGTTGAGCAAGGCTCCACTATGGATTCTGGATGAACCGTTGACCGCGATTGATAAGCAGGGGGTTGCTACCCTGTTAGATCTGTTTGTTGAACATGCAGCTAACGGTGGCATGGTACTGCTTACCACACATCAGGATCTGAACGGTGTTGGTCAGAGTGTGCGTAAAATCCGTTTAACCAACACGCAGGAGAATTAA
- a CDS encoding cytochrome b, producing the protein MLWKNTREQFGRMTIAIHWLVAFTVYALFALGLWMVTLGYYDGWYHQAPEIHKSIGSILFAVMLFRVIWRFISPPPKPLLSYSRLTRVSAILAHLILYIVLFCIMFSGYLISTADGQPINIFGWFNVPATLTNLPDQADTAGTVHLYLAWAVVVLSLLHGLAAIKHHFIDGDVTLKRMLGRSTD; encoded by the coding sequence ATGCTTTGGAAAAATACCAGGGAGCAGTTCGGGCGCATGACTATTGCTATCCACTGGTTAGTGGCATTTACGGTGTATGCGTTGTTTGCCCTGGGTTTATGGATGGTAACTCTGGGCTACTACGATGGCTGGTATCATCAGGCACCTGAAATACATAAAAGCATCGGAAGCATACTGTTTGCGGTGATGTTATTTCGGGTGATTTGGCGCTTTATTTCGCCGCCCCCCAAACCCTTATTGAGTTATAGCCGTTTAACTCGGGTAAGCGCGATATTGGCGCATTTGATTTTATATATTGTCCTATTTTGTATCATGTTCAGCGGTTATTTGATCTCAACAGCAGATGGGCAACCAATCAATATATTTGGTTGGTTCAATGTCCCTGCAACACTGACCAATCTACCTGACCAGGCAGATACTGCCGGAACTGTACATCTCTATTTGGCTTGGGCAGTCGTCGTGCTTTCACTGTTGCATGGACTGGCCGCGATTAAGCACCACTTTATTGATGGTGATGTAACCCTTAAGCGGATGCTGGGACGTAGCACCGATTAA
- a CDS encoding PTS cellobiose/arbutin/salicin transporter subunit IIBC — protein sequence MLLMSKNYAAVSASIVDAIGGANNIAAVTHCMTRLRFVLNDDSAVDLAKLKSITGVLGVVRNENQCQVIIGNNVSYAYAEVLKLLPEGLVAENTLPQKNKITLKRIGAGILDALIGTMSPLIPAIIGGSMVKLLAMILDMTGVFGKGSSTLIILNVIGDGAFFFLPVMVAASAALKFKTNMSLAIAIAGVLVHPAFIDLMAKAAQGQQVEFMGISVTAVKYTYTVIPALCMTWLLSYIERWVDRITPAVTKNFLKPMLIVLISAPIAIMFIGPLGIWIGSGISSLVYTVHDYLGWLSVAIMGALWPLLVMTGMHRVFTPTIIQTIAETGKEGMVMPSEIGANLSLGGSSLAVAWRTKNPELRQTALAAAASAIVAGISEPALYGVALRLKRPLIASLISGFICGAVAGIGGLASHSMASPGLFTSVQFFDPANPMSIVWVFGVMILAIVISFITTLLLGFEDIPVENSESDTAHSAVAPSAVKIN from the coding sequence TTGCTACTCATGTCAAAGAATTATGCCGCAGTATCTGCATCGATAGTCGATGCCATTGGTGGGGCGAATAACATCGCGGCGGTGACCCACTGTATGACGCGTTTACGCTTTGTGCTTAACGATGATAGTGCGGTTGATCTGGCGAAGTTGAAGTCCATCACCGGTGTGCTGGGTGTGGTGCGCAATGAAAACCAGTGTCAGGTCATTATTGGTAATAACGTTTCATATGCCTATGCTGAAGTGCTAAAACTGCTGCCGGAAGGCCTGGTAGCTGAAAATACGCTGCCGCAAAAAAATAAAATAACCTTGAAACGCATCGGCGCGGGGATCCTTGATGCGCTGATTGGCACCATGTCACCTCTGATTCCTGCCATTATCGGTGGTTCAATGGTCAAACTGTTGGCCATGATTCTGGATATGACCGGTGTTTTTGGCAAAGGCTCATCGACACTGATTATTCTCAATGTCATTGGTGACGGGGCGTTCTTCTTCCTTCCGGTTATGGTTGCTGCTTCTGCCGCACTCAAATTTAAAACCAATATGTCACTGGCTATCGCCATTGCCGGGGTGTTGGTTCATCCCGCCTTTATTGATTTAATGGCCAAAGCTGCACAAGGCCAACAAGTTGAGTTTATGGGCATTTCGGTCACGGCGGTGAAGTATACCTATACCGTTATTCCGGCATTATGTATGACCTGGCTGCTGTCTTATATTGAAAGATGGGTGGATCGCATTACACCGGCGGTGACCAAAAACTTCCTTAAACCAATGTTAATTGTGCTGATTTCCGCGCCTATTGCCATCATGTTTATTGGCCCTCTGGGAATTTGGATCGGCAGCGGTATTTCTTCGTTAGTGTACACCGTTCATGACTATCTGGGCTGGCTCTCGGTAGCGATTATGGGGGCACTCTGGCCTTTATTGGTTATGACCGGCATGCACCGTGTCTTTACCCCAACCATTATTCAGACCATTGCGGAGACCGGCAAAGAGGGCATGGTTATGCCATCAGAGATTGGCGCTAATCTTTCACTGGGTGGCTCATCGTTGGCTGTCGCATGGCGAACCAAAAACCCGGAATTGCGCCAAACGGCGCTGGCTGCTGCCGCATCAGCGATTGTCGCGGGTATCTCTGAACCGGCACTTTATGGGGTGGCATTGCGTCTTAAACGCCCGCTGATCGCCAGTCTTATTAGTGGTTTTATTTGTGGTGCAGTCGCCGGAATCGGTGGGCTGGCAAGTCATTCGATGGCGTCCCCTGGATTATTTACCAGTGTCCAGTTCTTCGATCCGGCCAATCCAATGAGTATCGTATGGGTGTTTGGTGTGATGATTCTGGCCATCGTGATTTCGTTTATTACCACGCTGTTGCTGGGTTTTGAAGATATCCCGGTTGAAAATAGCGAAAGTGATACCGCCCATTCTGCTGTTGCGCCAAGCGCAGTAAAAATTAACTAA
- the ccmB gene encoding heme exporter protein CcmB → MFISVLRRELKIAFRKGAEIVNPLWFFLIVITLFPLGIGPEPQLLARIAPGIVWVAALLASLLSLERLFRDDFYDGSLEQLLLLPAPLALTVLGKVCAHWVVTGLPLLILSPLVALLLSLDSNTAIAMALTLLLGTPTLSFIGAIGVALTVGLRKGGVLLSLLVLPLYIPVLIFATAAIDAASMSLPIDGYLAILGAMLAGSVTLAPFATAAALRVSVH, encoded by the coding sequence ATGTTTATCAGCGTGTTGCGTCGTGAATTAAAAATAGCCTTTAGAAAAGGGGCAGAGATAGTTAACCCGCTCTGGTTTTTTCTGATTGTCATCACGCTGTTTCCGTTAGGGATAGGCCCAGAACCGCAATTATTGGCGCGTATTGCTCCGGGGATTGTCTGGGTGGCGGCATTGCTTGCATCGTTACTCTCTTTGGAGCGGCTATTTCGCGATGATTTCTACGATGGTTCCCTTGAACAGTTGTTGTTGTTACCCGCGCCACTGGCACTCACGGTGTTAGGCAAAGTGTGTGCTCACTGGGTCGTTACCGGATTACCCTTGCTTATTTTATCTCCGCTGGTCGCTCTCTTGCTGTCTCTTGATAGTAATACCGCGATTGCCATGGCGCTCACGCTGCTGTTGGGGACGCCAACCTTAAGTTTTATCGGGGCTATTGGTGTGGCACTGACGGTGGGGTTACGCAAGGGAGGGGTGCTGCTGAGTTTATTGGTGTTGCCGCTGTATATCCCGGTGCTGATATTTGCTACTGCGGCCATTGATGCGGCTTCTATGTCACTGCCGATTGATGGGTATCTGGCGATTTTGGGGGCAATGCTCGCGGGGAGTGTAACACTTGCGCCTTTTGCCACCGCCGCTGCATTGAGAGTGAGTGTGCACTAG
- a CDS encoding Na+/H+ antiporter NhaC, producing the protein MANVPKKTRTIKPPSYLDAIIPMLSLVLLVGASVALFGLNAVNGPLQVALILCTMITAVIIMKNGHVWEDIAQSTRKGISTVVGAIFILLAVGALIGTWNMSGTIPTLVYYGIILITPNWFFPITFLVCVGVSLSIGSSWTTAGTIGVGLVGLSNMIGVSPEITAGAVISGAYVGDKISPLSESTVLAAQLNGVELYRHIQAQLWTTIPAALVALVAFIILGINQQASFDATITHAELARFDELFNITPWNLLPLVFLLGLSVGKVPAPLAIISAALLAGVMAAFIQPQAIARFIAEPDTALPIAAVKGVWLAMANGFQENSGIPQMDALLSRGGMDSMLLTIWLIIGAVTFGIMVDDFGLLNKLVTPILLRAKTVGQLFASAVATAIGLNIVAGDQYIALLLPTRLFHGEFAKRGLAPENLSRLVGDAGIVTSPLIPWNSCGAYMAAVLGVSTMGYLPFAVFNIAAPIVTLILGITGYKVRRIVVERASSVPPIASDRREDGL; encoded by the coding sequence ATGGCCAATGTTCCCAAAAAAACGCGCACTATCAAGCCTCCCTCCTATTTAGATGCCATTATTCCGATGTTGTCGTTGGTGTTACTCGTCGGCGCATCTGTCGCTCTGTTTGGCCTAAATGCCGTCAATGGACCATTACAGGTCGCGCTTATTCTTTGCACCATGATTACCGCTGTAATCATTATGAAGAATGGTCATGTATGGGAGGATATTGCCCAATCCACGCGTAAGGGAATATCAACAGTGGTTGGCGCGATATTTATCTTACTTGCTGTTGGTGCATTAATTGGGACCTGGAACATGTCGGGGACGATACCGACTTTAGTTTATTACGGCATTATTCTGATTACACCAAATTGGTTTTTCCCCATTACATTTCTTGTTTGTGTCGGGGTTTCTCTAAGTATTGGCAGCTCCTGGACAACGGCGGGAACCATTGGGGTAGGGTTGGTTGGGTTATCCAATATGATTGGTGTCTCACCAGAGATAACCGCAGGTGCCGTGATTTCTGGTGCCTATGTGGGTGATAAAATCTCGCCATTATCCGAAAGTACTGTGTTGGCCGCACAGTTGAATGGTGTTGAATTGTATCGCCATATACAGGCACAACTTTGGACCACAATTCCTGCCGCATTGGTTGCTTTGGTAGCATTCATCATATTGGGTATCAATCAACAAGCCAGCTTTGATGCCACAATTACGCACGCCGAATTAGCCCGATTTGATGAGTTATTCAACATTACGCCTTGGAATTTACTGCCACTGGTATTCTTACTTGGATTATCCGTCGGTAAAGTCCCGGCACCGTTGGCCATTATTAGCGCGGCGTTATTGGCTGGTGTGATGGCAGCATTTATTCAGCCGCAGGCCATTGCGCGCTTTATTGCTGAACCTGATACCGCGTTACCCATTGCTGCGGTGAAGGGCGTTTGGTTGGCGATGGCTAATGGTTTTCAGGAGAACTCCGGTATTCCACAGATGGATGCATTGTTGTCGCGTGGGGGAATGGACAGCATGCTGCTGACTATCTGGTTGATTATCGGTGCAGTGACATTCGGTATTATGGTGGATGACTTTGGCCTGCTTAATAAACTGGTAACCCCGATTTTGTTGCGGGCTAAAACTGTTGGGCAACTTTTTGCTTCGGCGGTTGCTACGGCCATTGGGCTTAATATCGTCGCGGGTGATCAATATATTGCTTTATTGCTGCCAACACGGTTATTCCACGGTGAATTTGCCAAACGCGGGTTAGCACCTGAAAATCTCTCACGCCTGGTGGGGGATGCCGGTATCGTCACCTCTCCGTTGATTCCCTGGAATTCTTGCGGTGCTTATATGGCGGCGGTATTGGGTGTATCCACCATGGGCTATCTGCCATTTGCGGTATTTAATATTGCCGCGCCGATAGTCACGCTAATACTGGGTATCACCGGCTATAAGGTCCGCCGTATTGTGGTTGAGAGAGCATCATCGGTGCCACCAATAGCCAGTGATCGCCGAGAGGATGGGCTATAA
- a CDS encoding chorismate mutase, with protein sequence MHFSSIEDIRAAIDGIDSQIVALIAQRSQCVKAAAAFKQDQNAVRAPDRVQMVIDRVTAEASKAGLAEEIIEKVYRTMINAFIDYELEQHRRLGQK encoded by the coding sequence ATGCATTTCTCTTCGATCGAGGATATCAGAGCGGCTATTGATGGCATAGATTCGCAAATTGTCGCGTTAATCGCGCAACGGAGCCAATGTGTAAAAGCGGCCGCCGCATTTAAGCAGGATCAGAACGCAGTACGGGCGCCAGATCGGGTGCAGATGGTAATAGATCGTGTCACAGCAGAAGCCAGCAAAGCGGGATTAGCAGAAGAGATCATAGAGAAAGTTTACCGGACGATGATCAATGCTTTTATCGACTATGAACTTGAACAACATCGGCGCTTAGGGCAAAAGTAA
- a CDS encoding YceI family protein yields the protein MFNKTLLGLAVGALMFTAGSAVAAEYKIDKEGQHAFIEFRIKHLGYSWLYGSFNDFDGSFTFDEKNPAADKVNVVINTNSVDTNHAERDKHLRSKDFLNVGKFPQATFESTDVKKNAEGYSVVGNLTLNGVTKPVTLESKLTGQGSDPWGGYRAGFEANGTIKLKDFNITTDLGPASQEVELILSVEGVRAK from the coding sequence ATGTTTAATAAGACCCTGTTGGGCCTGGCTGTAGGTGCACTGATGTTTACCGCAGGCAGTGCCGTAGCCGCCGAATATAAAATCGATAAAGAAGGGCAGCATGCCTTTATCGAATTCAGGATTAAACATTTAGGATATAGCTGGTTATACGGCAGTTTTAATGATTTTGACGGTTCTTTCACTTTTGATGAGAAAAATCCGGCCGCTGATAAAGTTAATGTGGTGATCAATACCAATAGTGTTGATACCAACCATGCAGAGCGTGACAAACATCTGCGTAGTAAAGATTTCCTGAATGTCGGTAAATTCCCACAGGCAACGTTTGAGTCGACTGACGTTAAGAAAAATGCAGAAGGCTATTCGGTCGTGGGTAACCTGACATTAAATGGTGTCACTAAGCCGGTGACATTGGAAAGCAAGTTGACTGGTCAAGGTAGTGATCCTTGGGGCGGTTATCGTGCTGGCTTTGAAGCAAATGGTACTATCAAGCTGAAAGACTTTAATATCACCACTGATTTAGGCCCGGCATCACAGGAAGTCGAACTGATTTTGTCAGTCGAAGGTGTTCGCGCCAAATAG